In Glycine max cultivar Williams 82 chromosome 15, Glycine_max_v4.0, whole genome shotgun sequence, the DNA window TGCCACATAAAGATTGTTCTGAAGTATGGTAGTCAAAGATATAAGTATATAACAATTTCTCCTTCAAGTGACACTTGTTTAAGAATCAGTCTCTAGTCTctgtatgaaaaaaatattaagttttaGTCTTTATATACCCCCGTTAATATACATCAGGTTCTTGGTGTTAaattgttattatgttttttaggTGTCTAAAAAATTTAGGTTTGAATCCTTATATGCTCTTATATGAActaaagttttgtttttttggtacaGAAACTAATTCCTAAATGAGTGTTACTTGTATGGATCAAATAATTAGTTTAACCTTTACATAGATGACTAATAAAAACGATGGCTTTGTCCTAGCCCCCAATAGTTTCAATTGGGTAGGTATGTAATGAGGCTAATATTTGTTTGACAGATTATGATATTGCAAGGCACAATAGGAGGGTCCATGTAATCGCAGGTGAGAGAATTAAAATAGCTTTTATATGGATGTTAAGTTTTTGAAGGGGATCATTAGGCTCATGTTTGGGGTTGTGTGTGTTGGAAATGTGGCTGCAGGGACAGTTACGGGCGTTTCGGTTGCGGGTGCATTTGGAATTGGAGCTGCTGTTTGGTACTTGAAGAAAGTGAGAGCTAAAGCACCAGTCACGTGTGGAGTTCAAAGCAACGAAAATAGGCTATTCTGAAGACGACCAAATGATGTGAACCATGCATACACATATTCCTTCTGTtacgtttttcttttattgagtttatttatttgtacCACAATTATACCTAGTCATAGAGTTGTGTCCCAATTTTTCCGAGTTTGATATGGTCTTCTTTATTAATATCGGGTTGTATCTTATGTATAGTTTATAGTTTATTAAAAGGAATTAAAGTACTCTGCTGGAGAATCATATctttcacacttttttttttttacaacaatccTTAAGAAACGAATCTGGCAACTGTAACATTTCTGCAAAGCAGTTATTGGTCTACTCTCTGATACATGCCTCCAAAGCGTGGCTTCGGGAAtcaaccaaaacaagaaaaatgagagagagagagaaagatacaAACGCAAGACAAAACTAACATTAACATGCTTTACCAACAACACAAGTCAAGGGACCTGCATTAAGAGTTATTGCGGGCACCAAGGAAGCAGGTACAGCAGTAAAATATTGAGTAGGAGAATAATTTGGGTCACAACTACCATACCCAGATGGAACAAAATAAGCACCGTTTAAGAATGCATCCTTAGAAGACCTCCATTtccaatttttcaattttccctTCATTTCCCTCTTGGTAACCTGTCACCCAAGAAACCAACTTAATATGCATTAATTCATGGGGTGGGGTGTTTCATGTGACTCTGATTATATTCATTTCCTTACCTGTTTTGTGGCAGGGTTATTCGGAGCGACATAGTAGTTTCCTTCACTTAAAATGGTTGGGTTAGAACTGCCACCTATGGCATACATCTTCCACCCATCATATTTGTTGTTCACCACATGTGCATAACCAAATCTTACCCTGCATGCTTACAAACAAGTTAACCTATACTCATTTTTTTCACGTATTATATGAAAATTCAATCTATAAAATAGACTCTCACCTTGGCATCCTTTCAATCAGACCACTAGCAAATCGGTTGAAGGCTATtgttactttcatttttttatctgcTGTGTATTCGTCGCTGTGTCCTAGTAGCATAACCTGCAGCCAAGGGACAGTACCATTCACAAAAAAATGAGGCCATAGGATCATAGTGGTTGTTTAGTCAATAATACATAAAGAAAAATACTATtccatataataatattaatgaaagGGATGATGGTACTACAAGGTAGTTAGTTAGGAGGAATTAAGAACTTATTTTGCTTACTTTGTCATGTTGGGTAAAGTAATTGTTAGAAATGGTAATGGAAGTTGAGGCATGAATAACATCAATCAAGCCATCAGCACAACGAGCCAAAAAGCAATGATCAATCCAAATATTTGAGGAGGCAAATATGCTAATGCCATCCCCATCAGAGCCTCGACGATGGCCAAGATGAGATGGGGTACTCCTTACAAGGCCAGCCTTGCTTGGTTTGCAATCATGAATGCTAATGCCATGTATGATAACATGGCTAACACCTTGTATTGTAATGCAAGGCCCATTTGCAATCTCCACTTTAGCACCTCTTCCATCAATGGTCTTGTAGCTATTCATGATAAGCTCATTATCGAGCCTAATAACCATATCTTTGGCAAAAATGATCCAAAGGGGCTGTGTTTGGATAACACCATAACGAAGTGTGCCTGGTTTTGGGCTTATGGGGTCATCAGAGGGATCTGTGACTTTATATATTGATCCATACTTGCCACCAATTGAATCTTTGCCAAAGCCAATTCCACAATTAGCCAAGGCTTGGCGATTTGATGCCCAATTTGATTTGGCACGCCAGCAAGAGTCTATCTTGTTTAGAACTGCACTTTCTGTTGAATATGCAAGGTGTAGTATGAAGCATGAAAGCAAGAGTAGTGTGGGAGAGGTGGCCATGCTTGTGAGGTTGAGGCTACATATGGAGTGAGTTCATTTAATAGTAGATGTTAGACTTAGATGAGGTTGTGCACACGATTTAGGGGCTTgacttttaatttctttggttttgttaaatgaGCTAACAAAAACGTGGATGCACGAGCCTTACTAGTTTGACTTTGCTAATTACCATCTAAAACTTCACTCAAGCAtacgaaaaatatatatacatagccAATgtcgtatattttttaaatttgagtatactaaatcaatttatatattatagcaCCATTTTTTAACTCTATAGTACCAAATTATATAGTCTTTGACTTTcacaaatattattcaatttagtattttaataaGATTGGTAGTTTAATTCGATGATCACTAACATCATAAatctattttttgtaaaaataagtgTAAAACTAATTAGTTTAGTCTCtatatctaataataataataataataaaatttggtttttcAATCGGGGACCAAACTGAGTGATGCACAAGCACAACAAAATAAGGGACTAAATTCAGTGATATGCACCAAAGGGAAATACCAAAAGGACTGACAGTGTGTAAAAGCACTTCAGCCTAGatataatattttctgaaaCAATTCTATATTAAGAGACATGCCACTTCTTAATTTGCCAATAACAGAGATATGGGAATACTGCAGAAACAAAAttgttaataacaaaaatatataagcaTTCCTAAATTACAAAAGCtaataatctttaatttttttagaaacaaatcaaagaaaatATGCAAAAAAGGAGAAGATTTTGCTAGTAATGACAGAGGATGTGGTTTTTCTGCCTTGATTTGATTCTCTAATTCTAATTTTGTATGATAGGGATCAGATCGCATAATCTTTGAGATAATTATCAAAGTTAGAAACTATATTAGGATTTAGGACCAAAAGGATCTAAAGCAAAGAATCGcgttcaaattaataattaaaaaaatataatatcaaaaatttatataaaaatatatataactcaaTTTTATAGGTTTTTACCATTCATAATACACTCAAAAGTTCAAATCAAATACAGTATAGTATATGATAATATTTAGGTCTAAGTTTcaacaatatataataatatctgttaacaataacaaatactttaaaataaattggcCAAGACAAATTCTtcttttgataattaaaataacattgcaTTAAACATTTGTCATTAAACATTTGTcattaaagataagaaaataatgGGATagtataaaatcttaaaaatcccAAATTTCATGTTTTGGTCTCCATATTTCTATCATGTTAATgcatttttattatgaaaaaaaaaattgaggatggGAGAGAATGTAAGacaatttactttaaaaaaaaaacctcatttaggtatttgaaaataaagatgaacATGTGTTCTTATAGATACATTATGTAAAGGGATACATTCATCTTTATAACCATCTAAAAGTTAGATTCAaccatattaaaatatttgaaaaaaataattagtgaaattactCCTTCATTTTTTACGATAGCATTCATCGGCAATGTTGTCATTTCATGCGCTGACATTGATATCAATTAGCCCCATTTTCTTATTATACTGGTATATTACCAAAATAGTTGAGTGCAttgaaaaagttttaatttatagaaGTTATCCATGcatatttgatattgattttgtttatctgATGACAACTTATTGGTTGTGCATCTTAAATGCGTCAATTTAAGAAATGCATTAAGAAATACTTGCTTgaggtaaaatttgaaaaataacatataatctatggattgtttttctttcatatatCCAATATGATGTACTCCTTTTTTTAGATGTTgatcaatataataattttgttacaaCACCTTTATTATATTCTAtcaaatagaatttttataggATTTTTCACACCCACACATACATAAATCACCTACAGTGCACATAGAAGCACAATGCAtgtacaaatataattaattaagataaataCCGCGAGTTTGCAGCGATTTGTAGGCTGTTTGATTGTCACAGAAAACCTTGTTGCCATAATTAGGGTGTGGTACATATATCTCAACCAAGAAAGCTCACAAGTATTTGTAGCCagacatatatatattgaattagTGGCTAGATATTAAATATAGAGAAAATAGGGCTATGAAACGATAATGTAAAACGGATCCAGGATTCAATGACTGGGGAGGGCCAAAATCAAATAagtatataaacattaaaatttctacaaataattatatattttttaaaatgatttaattaaaaacatataatagAGAATACATTTACATAGAAgatattaaacatattttttttaaggatcttaaattacaaattaataaaatcaatttcatatGTAACCGAtaactttaataaatttataataaatattggtATTTATGTTAACTATATCTTTCTTACGAAAATTGTtatcaaacatatttaaaaaatacactaaatttcaataaattatgttagtcactaaattatatttttgatttttaaaaagttggaacattgaagaagaaaaatatatttgttgttaCAAAGGCTACAACTTTAATTTGGAAAGCTAATTATGATAAACCTTTAGTGCTacttgatatatatatctaatttattttcttaagatttaCACAACACATGACTCTGGATCTGTGCACTAAGATCGAAAATACAGTGGAACTTCATAATAGTACGAATTAAGAACAATGATgagacaagaaaaataaaataaactaaaaattataggaaaataatgataaaaagagagaatgtttatggatgtgtttcaaaatttaaacgGTCAATCTTATATATGGTGTTGTAAAGTTTGACTCATTGTCTGaggttaataaaatatttttgattacAAACTACAATtatctataaattttaaaataattgtaataataaaatattataaaagaaaacctatttgaaagaaaaataaataatattcaaatattttattcataaaaaattacaattatttctataataaatattacacaaataatagaatattttttaaaaataaaaatgataggtaatgcttaaataatattatttacatacttAAATTCCCAAAAGTAAAATagttatctaatattttttttaagattaattaacatatataaaaaaacttaattaaaaaagttaggGGGGCAAAACCCCGAGTAGCAGCCGTAGCTCTAGTCATTCAATTAcaaattgttttctttctactcacatataaagtaaaaaagttgTTTGTATCTTAAagtaaatttaactaatttcattcttattcttaaaacatcttttatttaattataattttatttttaagaattttattttatatatgatatcaAGTTctaatgaaagatattttagaaataattttattttttacttaaaattattaaaattagatgattttaactaattttattaattagtataaaaataattatttttttcttgactctattttaattcaaaacttttatttcaattcattttgaTTTCATTTCACTCCACTTAACATTCATATATTAATCAGATTTCTCCTAGCTTGATGCTAAGAAGAAACTTAATCGCCTATATATAAAGgaaacattattatttatttcatacaaACAACCAATTACAAGCTGTTCTTAAATAACAATCCGGTAGCAAAGGAAATATAGTACAGAACTACAAACTACAAACCAAGTCATCAATCAATGCAAAGAATAAATATAGTACCATCAAGTGTCAATGGCTGCTACTCCAGCCCTGAAATAAATTGATCCATAGAATAATGCTCGACCGTTTGCAAATTCTATGCATAGCTGCACATCCCAAAAACACAAGAACCTTTGGCGTTGCACTTGTTGCCACATTTGCCGCAATGCTTCTCGTTGGTCTTAGGGTTCACGCACTTGCCTTCGCAACATATCTTTCCGAAGCTGCATTTCTTTCCACACCTCCCACAGTTAAGTCTGTCTGTGGAAAAGTTTACACATTTGTTGCTGCAGCAATTAGGGCCTGCGCTGCCTTTAACAAGGCAAATTTTTGGGTTTTTGTCACATGTCAACGCTACCCTTTTCTGGGAAAGGAACCGGCTTGTTCCTCTTAGAGACTTTGGTTCTTCAGTTTGGGAAGATGTTGCTGACAGAGTAATGGCCAAAGCCATAATTAACAAGGCCACAAGGAAGAGGGTCTTCAAGGActtcattatattttaattttgtgtttttgaatcTCTGTTATAGCAGGAGATAGAAGAAGTTGAAGgaagtaattaattaaagggGTGTGGATGTTTTGATTCAGAAGAATGCTCcaagtatttatagaagaggaGGAGGTTCATGATATAGATTACGTGCATGAGCTAATAACGTAGGtgtttttttgttagttttaattAGTGGAGTGGTCTAAATCAACGGCCGGATTAAACTTGTCAAGAATTTCTTCAGTTGAAAATGGAGGAAGTGTCAAAGAACAATTGTGCTAATTAAACGATAGCTAAAACTAGTTTAGTTGTATTAAGTTGATGGTCTACTGAAGCCAGGTCGTATGTAAAGTCTTAAGAAAATGCAGTCTATGCAAACCAGAAAACCGTTACAGAACCACTATAGCTGTGCAGACATTTCAATCGCCTAGTTTGACCTTTGTTTTACATATGTATAAGTCCATGGATAGGATTTTACTTCATATTTATTCAAGCCAcgtaagtaaaaaattaatttggataacatagTATTCttatttatacaaatttaagaagttaattagtttacatactacatttgaactttttttatagTGCATAGCTCACGTTATTTTCAAGGGAGGCTGGTAGCGTTTGTATAATATAACGTTCACTTGTTCAGAAAGGGTATAGCACGTCACGTGCAACTAATATTTAATGATTCCACTTAACATGTTGTTTATcagttaa includes these proteins:
- the LOC100799106 gene encoding probable pectate lyase 16, whose product is MATSPTLLLLSCFILHLAYSTESAVLNKIDSCWRAKSNWASNRQALANCGIGFGKDSIGGKYGSIYKVTDPSDDPISPKPGTLRYGVIQTQPLWIIFAKDMVIRLDNELIMNSYKTIDGRGAKVEIANGPCITIQGVSHVIIHGISIHDCKPSKAGLVRSTPSHLGHRRGSDGDGISIFASSNIWIDHCFLARCADGLIDVIHASTSITISNNYFTQHDKVMLLGHSDEYTADKKMKVTIAFNRFASGLIERMPRVRFGYAHVVNNKYDGWKMYAIGGSSNPTILSEGNYYVAPNNPATKQVTKREMKGKLKNWKWRSSKDAFLNGAYFVPSGYGSCDPNYSPTQYFTAVPASLVPAITLNAGPLTCVVGKAC
- the LOC100500553 gene encoding stigma-specific STIG1-like protein precursor, which gives rise to MKSLKTLFLVALLIMALAITLSATSSQTEEPKSLRGTSRFLSQKRVALTCDKNPKICLVKGSAGPNCCSNKCVNFSTDRLNCGRCGKKCSFGKICCEGKCVNPKTNEKHCGKCGNKCNAKGSCVFGMCSYA